Proteins found in one Kwoniella bestiolae CBS 10118 chromosome 1, complete sequence genomic segment:
- a CDS encoding mitochondrial 54S ribosomal protein bL32m codes for MASLPLTTRSSLISLRPLLNSARPSWSLPCIASSSSSSSPALPVSLVAPIESAVPTSSWRSILPSFSLESILELIPPIVWASVPKKKTSHSRKSMRSANKGLKNRTNLSLCEACGSIKLTHHICPTCYSQISRRWKKEARGELPTGSISEPLLEQQQSAQP; via the exons ATGGCCTCCCTACCCCTCACCACCCGCTCTTCGCTTATCTCCCTCCGACCACTCCTCAACTCCGCCAGACCTTCCTGGTCCCTCCCCTGTATcgcatcatcctcgtcctcttcatccccagCTCTCCCAGTATCACTCGTAGCCCCTATCGAATCAGCTGTACCGACCTCATCCTGGAGATCAAtcttaccttccttctccctcgaaTCGATATTGGAGCTGATCCCACCAATCGTATGGGCCAGTGTccccaagaagaagacttCGCATAGTAGGAAGAGCATGAGGAGTGCGAATAAGGGATTGAAAAATAGGACTA ATCTCTCGCTGTGCGAGGCGTGCGGTTCCATCAAATTAACACACCATATCTGTCCGACATGTTATTCCCAAATatcaagaag ATGGAAGAAAGAAGCTAGAGGTGAATTACCTACTGGAAGTATTAGCGAACCGTTACTTGAGCAACAGCAAAGTGCTCAACCATAA